In Cryptococcus decagattii chromosome 1, complete sequence, the sequence GTTACAGGCGTGGCCGCATCTGCTGCAAATGAATCAGGTGCGAGCGGAAAGAAGATCGGTAATGGTGACTGTAccttgaagaagggattTGGGTGGAGGGTGATGCTTTTTGGGCAAGAATTGGCGTATATATCAAAGCTAACAATGCTATGTATACTAGGATGAACATATTGGATTAGCTGGAGGTTGACCTGACAATCTACAGCCTGCAAACTAATGGGTTTTAGATGAAGTGGGGAGGAATGGGATTGAGTAATGGCAAAGACTGATAACCTGCCAGTACCTAACATATGATCTGCAAGTATTGGCTTTTTGCTCATGTATGACAGGTTGAATGAAATGCTGATAACCATAGTTTTGTCAAATGTTGGACGGAAATGTCTGATCAATGAACGAAACAACagatggaaaggagagggagcAATGCATGATGAACCACAAAACCCCCCCAAGTCAGTCGCGGCTATTATTGTCCCGCCGCCAGCCGCTACTTGTCGGATACTTGCGTCAGCGCGAGTATATCGGCGATAGAAAAAATTGTAAAGTCCGAAACGCGCCACAATGCATTTCTGTCTCCACGGGCGGAGCTGCACTTCCATTTCGCCGTATTTTGCCGATGCATTTCGCTGGATCGATCGCTGGGACACTGGCAGACATTTGCTCAAgaccttctcttcttcacccatCGACTGGTAGGTTCCATCAAAAACTGACAAAGTGAGTAATATTTCACGACGCATAATGGACATTATCCCAGAAGCAATCAGGCAACCTTTCGATTGAGCAGAAGGAGGGATAGGCAGCAAGATAGGGAAGACCAGACGGATAGGGTTGGTGGAGGCTGCAATGAAGCAGAGCCTAAAGAGGAAGTCGCAGAGGTGTTCGAATGTGAAAGGCGCACGATAGGGCTATATGTGGTGATTGCACGGATATGTGGAAGATATGGACGGCGATGGATGATAGTTCGCTGACGTTTTCGTTTTACGCAATCCATCAACTATTCAATTTTTCGACATACCTTTATCGCGCCAATTTCTATCTTCCACATTGTCATTGCAGATGGGTATCGACATCCGCCGCCACCACGTCAAGAAGGGCAACCGATCTGCCCCCAAGTCTGAGGACCCCTACCTCCTCTTGCTTGTCAAGCTCTACCGATTCTTGGCTAGGAGGACTGACTCCAAGTTCAACCGAGTTATCCTCAAGAGGTTGTTTATGAGCAAGGTGGGTTGTTGTTGGTGGATTGTTGGGATGAATGAAGGCTGAGTGGTTAATCTGAATAGATCAACCGACCCCCCATTTCTCTCTCTCGAATCGTCAAGGAGACCAAGAACTCTAACCCCGACAACTCCAAGACCGTCGTCGTTGTTGGCACCATCCTCGACGACGAGCGTCTCCCCGAGGTTCCCAAGCTCTCTATCGCCGCTCTTCGATTCTCTACCGCTGCCCGAGAGCGCATCACTGCCGCTGGTGGTGAGGCCCTCACTCTTGACCAGCTTGCTCTCCGTGCCCCCACTGGTTCCAACACTGTCCTTCTCAGGGGTAAGAGGAACGTCCGTGAGGCTGTTCAGCACTTTGGTGGTCCCCTCAAGGGTGGTAAGCCTTATGTTGCCAGCAAGGGCAGGAAGTTCGAGATGGCCCGTGGTAGGAGAAAGGTTGGTGCGATGAACTTTGGATACGGAATCTTTACTGACGAGACATTGCACACTACAGTCCAGGGGTTTCAAGATCAAGTCTACTCACAAGTAAACTTTTCGCGATCGCAGGAGCTAGAGAAGCGTTCTGGGCGCGAGTGGCATACGTGGTGGATCTGGCAGACGCGGCGCTATCTGGTGCTGTTGGGATGTTACGTTTTCCTTATGCACCACATTCCGATTACTTTTTTGGACAACTTTTCCTGTTCTTCGTGTTGTTGTTGACCAGCTGTAGCTAACCGTCGTGAGGAGCCTTTGCTCTTGTTGTCGTCATACTTGCCCGCTTGTTACAGTTGGACATGCGTCCATTTCACTATCATAACCATCATTATTAGTCCCATTCCTTGATGTTGCTCGCATTCTTGAGGTTGGCAAGGTGTCTCCCGCTCTGTCAAGGGTCTTGTTTACTTTGCGCACAAGTCGATGGAACGGACGAGATGTGAAGAACGTCATGAATGTAAGGGCATAGCATGGATTGCAGGGACTGAGCTGTTAGTGGTACGATTATGTTCTTGGTGAAAGAAGTCTGGAATTTTTGAAGTGCATCTCAAGGGTTGAATTGGTTTTAAGGCCTTTGAACTGTGGTAAGACGCGGATAAAATATATGTATACTGAAAAAGACCTGAACTCTGAAACAGGGGGCGGAGATGAGTGACCATCCCGTCGCGTATTAATATCCGTCCGTCACGCAAGTCTCACTTGAAACTCGTTCCTCGGCCGTCCTTCATAATCTCTAGCGAGCGGTGGTCAACGATCAGCCCCTTAACCCTCCTTTCAGGCATGACACGCAGAATGGTCCCCGTAACTCATGCATCTCTACAGCCAGGTATATATACTCTTATTGATTCTGTCCGCTTGACATCTTGCTTCTGCCCCGTGCTCTCACTCCTTGTCGCTTCGCCGTTTCTCTGCCCAGGAcgtccttctttccttcccgATCCAGGACTTTGACAGTCTCTTCACACTCTTTAGCCCGGCCTTGACTCTCTTTTCACTGTCGCTTCGCTCACCTCCACTCTTTACCGTCACCAACAGCAAGAACAAAATGCTCTTTAGCGTCGGCACCATTTCGCTTCTACTGACCGCtttgtcaacttcttctgCTTTACCTGCCAGTAAAGACTGTTATCGCAAACACCATGCTGACAACGGGACCACCGCGCTTGCGGCTAATGTGACTGCTTCACCTACCAGCATTCAAAGTACGGGAGATGCTGTATTTGCCAATCTCCAGGCCGCCGCTTCAAGCTCTGTTGTGTCCACTAGCGGAGTTTCAGGTGGTTCAGAAACTGCACAGACGGCTGCGCAGACCAATCTAACCCCGTCATCTTCAAGTGCACTCTCTGCAGCCTCTTCGACTGCTGCTGCGCCCACCAACTCGTCATCCTCAACCGCTAGCAGCGACAGTCAGACCTTCCTCGATTTGCATAACGAATTCAGGACGCTTTACGGTCAGTTTGTTTGATCACTCCATGGTTACGGACAAACCCCTGCAGGGTATATCATGTATGGATGCTCATCTCAGCCGTAGATGCGGATGCTGTCACTTGGAATGATACTTTGGCTTCATATGCTTCTGAAGCGGCATCCAGTTGCAAGTTTGCCCATACGTAAGTGCACAAATTGCTATTCATGAATCATTGGTCTTCATGTGTTAACGTTGTATGTCAAGTGGTGGCCCTTATGGAGAAAACCTGTGAGCCTCCTTTCTGACGGGCTCATTGATTTCCATGAACGATCACTAAAGAGCAGGGTAGGGCGTCAGGGGTAGGCGGTGGCTATAACATCACGACTGGATTCAACAGCTGGACAAATGAAGCGTGTGAGTAACATTTCAGTAAATTCGATCTAAgaatcatcatctcaagCGTTATGAGCAGCCGACTATGATTCATCCAACCCCCAGCCCAGTCATTTTACCCAGGCAAGTAGAATCTGCTGTTTATCCAGAGCTTGGCTGACTGTTCGGGGTTCACTAAAAAGGTTGTGTGGAAAAGTACCACTCAAATCGGTTGCGCTGTGACTAGTTGTGCTGATGGCACTTTGTTCACCGGTTACGGTGCCGTAAGTGCAATCAATCCATTCTTTACTCGTAAATGTGACTAACGACATTCATTTTGGGGCCGTCAGGATTCGGTCTATATTATCTGTGAGTACTCTCGGATCATTACTATCGGTCATTGAACTTTTCTCTGATTGGCATTACCCCGCAGGCGAGTATTATCCACCCGGAAATGTCATTGGGGCCTTTGCTTCAAACGTTGCAGCAtaaaagagatgaagaatgaCGGAATAGTCGCTATTCATCTACCTCCGTCGGTCAACTGCGTTTGACTTTGTGTACCAGCCTGGTGCTGAGTACTATGCTGACTTTAATGTACATTTTCGTACTTGGTTCGATATGTACCACCAAGTGGACGTTCCCATTTGTTCAGTACTCATCTCATCCATGCAATTGTCGAGATAATAGTTGAGCTTTCTGCTACTGTCGATTCAAAACGTGGGAGGCCGCTCACCGTTTACTCAGTAGTAAGTGCGGCAGGTATAAAGCTGCCAAAATGCAATCTGCATTACATTCTGAGTGGATCTGAGCGTCTGGAAAAAAGGCATGCCTTCACCCATCTCGTAATACCCATGTCGGAAACCagagagaaagggagaaatgGTCTGTCATTCAGACAAAACGACAGGTACATGCTTGAATTTTGCATGTATTGAACTGCTTTACTTTGTAATTTCTTTTAATTGCATCTCAATACCAACAAGTCAAAAGGCTGGCAATGCGATGGAAAAAACTCTAATCCTTCCTTGCTCCATGCCCAACGACGCCGGCACCACTAGCTTGTGCCCACTTGGCATCTCCTACGACTCGTTTGCCTTGAGTCTCGGCATGCGATTCTTCATGCGCCGCTGCCGCCGACGTTTTGTCCTTCTTTGGCCCACCCAAGAAGAGACCAGCACCAATCAAGCCGGCTAGAATCCAAACACCTGTCCTCTCATCGTGGTTCAGCTCACGACTCTCATACTTGTACTCGCCAGAGTCGCCCTGAGGAAGTCCGACCTTGGGAATCTGCATGCCCAGAGCAGTCCATGCAGCCGCAGGTGCAGAGAACATTGATGTGGCGATGGACTCGAGTGAGGGGAGCGAAGAGGAGGCTGCTTCAGTAGTAAATTCGAGAGAATGAGCATCGGAATGATCATGAGAAGCATGAACCGGTCCGCCAGCGGGATGGGTGGAGGCAGACGCTACTGTAAGCACCTTGGGGTCGGTAGATGCAGAAGACGGATAGGACTGGGCAGAGAAGTTATCAGGGATAAGGGGCTGCGGGATTTAGGTTAGGAGCTGCTGCTCGGCGATCGTGTTGACTTGTGAAAAGAACGTACGATAACCTGATCGATATCTTCTTCCGCTCTGGGACCAGGCATCCTCACATCCAGAGTTTCACCAGCACTATCACTGCCAACCTTGCTCTCAGGCAGCCCTGGAGCAACGGTAACTTGTTCTGGAGTAACTTGATCGGGATTCACAGCCGAGGTTCTCTGCGAGATCACTTGAGGTCCGGGCCCAGTCACAGAGACACCCGGTGCGACATCGGAGTTAACCTCTGCATTGCCAGATGGAGTGACGGTCTCCGGGGCGTCAGATAACTTGCCAGATCGGGAAAGCGAGGCGGTGGAAGAAATGGAGCGGGCGGAGGACGGGATGGGAGGGACAGGCGGCAGAAGAGACGAGGTCTCTGCAGACTCGAGACGGGAAACGAGGGTGGCTCTGGAAGTAGGCAAAGTCAGATACTAGCCAGTCGGATGCATTACTTGCAAAGATTGCCAGGCCAATCTCCCACAGGTGATAAATGGCGTACTCACTTGTTACCTTGTTGGGAGAGGCCACGTTTCTTCAGCTCCGCCTTGAGAGTGACCACAGtctccatcttccagtTTGTCTGGGAGGTGAGGAGGACAGCGGACGCAAGAGTCCTGGCTGGTGGTGCGGCAGGGGAGGGGAAAGAGGGCGATACAGCCCGGAGGAGACCTGAGGAGAGCCTTCGTCTGATCATTGTAGGGGACGGAcagggagaggagatgggatgAAAGTCTGTAGTAGTGATGTTGGGAACAAATGAGCGTGTTATGCACCCGTGGAGCGGCCGGCTGTTTGTCCAGGACGCGCCTGGATCGGGACAATTCGGCAAAAAGTCACGTGATGCGTCTACCTGGCCTGCGGTATACCACGTCCGTTTAGCCAGGCATCTATGTTCATAGCAGTATTATTATTCATTGTTGCTGGTTCAGGCGATACGCCAGCACACCATGCACTCCCTGGTCTCCATCCTCATACACAGCCTCTTTTCCATCGCCAATTCcgttcttctcttcctcctctccctcgGACCCATCCCGCAACATGTCGCCTTCGTCATGGACGGCAATAGACGATATGCGAGAGAACTCGGTCAGCAAGTTGAGAGCGGCCATACAGAAGGGTTTAACGCCCTCAGAAGAGTGAGCTACCGCTGCTCGCAGCTCAAGTACCTACTAATCGTGCCATGCAAGACCCTTGAGATATGCCTACGATTGAGAATAAGAGCAGTGTCGATATACGCCTTTGCCATAGACAACTTTAGCAGGTCAGAAAAGGAAGTCGGTGCTTTGATGAATCTCGCCAAGCAACGTCTTACAGAGCTGTGTCAGCATGGGTGCGCACGTCTTCGTCTACATTTTTTTTCATGTAGAGCCAATGGTGACGCCATTTAACTATATAAGAGACCTACTGGAAGAGTATGGCGTCAAGATACGCTTTATAGGCCAACTTGATTTGCTGCCGCCAGATGTGCTCCAAGCCGTCCGTGACATGGAGGCTATGACCCAGGGTAACAAAAAGTGAGCCCTTTTTGTTGTCGGGAATCACAGCTGATAGGTTACTCTGTAGTGGTGTATTGAACGTCTGCTGTCCGTACGCTTCCCGGGATGAGATCACCACTGCGATGAAGGAAAGTGTTCAGCGGGCATATGAGGGAGATCTTGCCCCAAGGTAATTAGGTATCCAGCAATCGGTTAACAAGGAGAGCTAATAACTCGCAAAGCGATATCACAGCCAAGGATGTGTTCGATTCGCTGGGAGTGTCTAAAGCAATCAACACTGTGGATAAGAGTTTATTTGTCAATCCCGAAGAACCGGAAAAACTTGATATACTCGTCAGGACGTCAGATGTCAAAAGACTAAGCGATTTCATGATGTGGCAGGCGAGTGCTTTTCAGAGAAATATAGACAGGTGCTAATTAAATACCGATAGGCTTGTGACGATACTCAGCTACACTTTATCAAAACTTACTGGCCAGAGTTTGGATTGTCAGATATGTTACCAATTCTTCTTGGATGGCAACAAAAAGTATGGATGCGGAAACTTGGTTGGTGCTAGACGCAAACGTCGAGTGGTATTGTATGATGCATCTTATGATCTAAAGAATCTATAACGAAATTAATCGCAGCTACCATCGTCCGGCCCGTCTTTCCATCTCACATCCAAATTTTTGATATCGCATCCAAAtttctcttttcccaaTTTTTCATTAACTTCGTTATGCCTCTCACAGAGCCATTTCATCAGGCTTTCTCTCCCACTAACATCGGGCGGATGTCGACGCATATCCTTTTGGAAGTCCGTGGCACACCATGAGCAGGGATAAAGCAAAGAGAGtgaagagaggagattaAGCATATTAGACTGGGTTTGTGGGGGCGCGTTGATCGGATAATAGGCAGCGGTAGTATGGAGAAAAGTCCAGGTAGACCGGCCAAGCTCTGCGGTGTCAGGCGGACAATTTGACCGCTCAGGCGTTTGGTTTAACGGTGCGCTGGTAGACTGAGCTTTTGAAGCACCTGCACCACCCAACATGCTGGCGAATCCCGCCATGCCGACTGCTGTCCCCGACCCAGAAacatttttcttctctgtATTATCTCCACCACTGGtagccttcttcttgactTTGATCTTGGCCCAGTCTTGCCACGAGTTGCAGACTTTGCATGGTTTGCCATCAGGACCGAGGATGAGGCCCGGAGGTAGATCGGGGTGCGTTTCTTTAGTGGTTTTGAGAGGTTGCGTGGGGATGTCTGTCGTCATGGGTGGCAATGGGGAAAAGAGTTGAAAGTCGACAGCCAGACGTTGCTTGTAACGAATACCTAGAGGATCTACATATCAACAATTAACAACCACCTGCAAAcggtgatgatgatcaATCGTTTGCTGGCAGGTCTCGGGGGGCTTTTGATACCTGTCGGGGACGCAAACAACACACGATAGAGACTCTATTGATTATTATCCATATAGACGATCGCATCACCTTGGGcattctttcttccctatttccttcctcccattcAAAAATAAGGATGCCCACAAGCtgccaatgctcccccAATTCGTAGAGCAAAGGCCCTCGATCCTCCCTGCCTCTCCTTGCGCGGCCTCGCTCTCCATGCAGCTCCCGGTCCCTAGCTCGACAATCACCTGTTCGCCCTCGAGACATCATGTTATCTACAGCTGCTCCCCGCCTCCATCCAATCGACTTTGTCTGCACGGCTTCAGAGCCGCTCGAAAAAGAGCATCAACTTGGCAAGCAGATACCGATGATTCCAACGttgagagtgaagaagatgagctGGAACCAGAGGGCTCAAGTTCTTTGCGACGTGCTGGAAGGGCAGTGCCCTCGGGAAGGATTACCTCCGGATCAAGGCTTTCGGCGTCTCAACCAAACTACATCAGCTCTCCAACTGCTGAGGATACCTCTTCGGTCTTGTTCGGTACGCCTGAGTCGTCAAGTGAGCTGACATCGTCCCTTACTGAGGAAGCATACGATCCCGATTTTCAACATCGCAAACGTATGGCTGACACCGCTCTCCTGCCGTCCCCCAAACGTCCTCGCATCGACTTCAGAGAATCTTCTATATCGTCGACACTTCCAAATGTCAATAGCGTTGACAGCAAGCCTCGGAATCTAAGTCTAGCCAGCCCTCAGAAGAAGGCAGCTAGAAAGAAAGCCATGGATTTGGTTATCGATCTGACAGCCCTGGACAGCGATGCTGATAGTACGATAATTGGCAGCTTCGATGCAAATGACGATAATGCAGCTGAAAGAGGCCGAGAAGATGGTGCTGTTTACGAGTCTACATATCAGCCTGGATGTCATAGGGGAAGCCTAGCATctgatgatggagaagagtcTGATGAGGCGGAGATTGAGGTCATATACTTGAGGAATGGGACtgtcaaggaaaaggagggtAACGTGGTCAATGAATCGGCTCGCCAGGTTTCCCCATCAAGTACTCAACCTGCCGAAAATCGGTTAATCAAACCTATTCAGGAAGGTCCAGGTGATTCTACCTTAGATGCAGTTCAGCTGC encodes:
- a CDS encoding 60S ribosomal protein L18-A, translated to MGIDIRRHHVKKGNRSAPKSEDPYLLLLVKLYRFLARRTDSKFNRVILKRLFMSKINRPPISLSRIVKETKNSNPDNSKTVVVVGTILDDERLPEVPKLSIAALRFSTAARERITAAGGEALTLDQLALRAPTGSNTVLLRGKRNVREAVQHFGGPLKGGKPYVASKGRKFEMARGRRKSRGFKIKSTHK
- a CDS encoding di-trans,poly-cis-decaprenylcistransferase, which gives rise to MHSLVSILIHSLFSIANSVLLFLLSLGPIPQHVAFVMDGNRRYARELGQQVESGHTEGFNALRRTLEICLRLRIRAVSIYAFAIDNFSRSEKEVGALMNLAKQRLTELCQHGDLLEEYGVKIRFIGQLDLLPPDVLQAVRDMEAMTQGNKNGVLNVCCPYASRDEITTAMKESVQRAYEGDLAPSDITAKDVFDSLGVSKAINTVDKSLFVNPEEPEKLDILVRTSDVKRLSDFMMWQACDDTQLHFIKTYWPEFGLSDMLPILLGWQQKVWMRKLGWC